A genomic segment from Streptosporangium roseum DSM 43021 encodes:
- a CDS encoding DUF6734 family protein gives MSLTVPALHVNWTGPHRAGLRRHRDRALENGPYGMPVEEILTCVHSAHAWRAFHGGVELVTDELGASYAAAQGLDALYDRIDTSLDALDALDVDPLFYFAAGKSYAARLRAAPFAVVDTDLYLRRPVDGLERGGFVFAHWESVGNDVYPPVPEVPNQAGLDLSRWTFDTPAANMAVSIFLDDRHRAEYAEASMAFMTGNAGPSATAPIVRQTFAEQRIAPAVARSLGVDLRPVTERFWIVETEEWDGPSYADRFHHTWNQKRLLRQFPELRPAYWRYLLEDLLWRFPGTGDLLLSVPALKECADLVRTVRRDLAAHGPSLIEWSTP, from the coding sequence GTGTCCCTGACCGTACCCGCCCTCCACGTCAACTGGACCGGTCCGCACCGGGCCGGCCTCCGCCGCCACCGGGACCGGGCCCTGGAGAACGGCCCCTACGGCATGCCGGTCGAGGAGATCCTCACCTGCGTCCACAGCGCCCACGCCTGGCGGGCCTTCCACGGCGGCGTCGAGCTGGTGACCGACGAGCTGGGCGCCTCCTACGCGGCGGCACAGGGACTGGACGCGCTCTACGACCGCATCGACACCTCCCTCGACGCCCTCGACGCCCTCGACGTGGACCCGCTGTTCTACTTCGCGGCGGGCAAGAGCTACGCGGCCCGGCTGCGCGCCGCGCCGTTCGCCGTCGTCGACACCGACCTCTACCTGCGCCGTCCCGTCGACGGGCTGGAGCGCGGCGGGTTCGTCTTCGCGCACTGGGAGTCGGTGGGCAACGACGTCTACCCGCCGGTTCCGGAGGTCCCCAACCAGGCCGGCCTGGACCTGTCGCGCTGGACCTTCGACACCCCGGCGGCCAACATGGCGGTCTCGATCTTCCTCGACGACCGGCACCGCGCCGAGTACGCCGAGGCGTCCATGGCGTTCATGACCGGCAACGCCGGGCCGTCGGCCACCGCCCCGATCGTCCGCCAGACCTTCGCCGAGCAGCGCATCGCCCCCGCGGTCGCCCGCTCCCTCGGGGTGGACCTGCGTCCGGTCACCGAGCGTTTCTGGATCGTGGAGACGGAGGAGTGGGACGGCCCCTCCTACGCCGACCGCTTCCACCACACCTGGAACCAGAAACGGCTGCTGCGCCAGTTCCCCGAGCTGCGCCCGGCCTACTGGCGCTACCTGCTGGAGGACCTGCTGTGGCGCTTCCCCGGCACCGGCGATCTGCTGCTGTCGGTGCCCGCGCTCAAGGAGTGCGCCGACCTCGTCCGCACCGTCCGGCGCGACCTGGCCGCCCACGGCCCCAGCCTGATCGAATGGAGCACCCCGTGA